The Gadus chalcogrammus isolate NIFS_2021 chromosome 14, NIFS_Gcha_1.0, whole genome shotgun sequence sequence AGTTGTACACGTTTCTATATCTTTTCTGCAAGCTAGTCTAATGGCTGCAAAAGAGGTCCTACACGGAGATCTCAAGCAACAACATTTTGTCATGGCAACGCTATCACGTGACTATCGAGATTCATGGGATCTTTTATACAGCCACTAGAGGGCCTCCTCTAGTCAACTAATGAGAGCCGATAAACCTTATAACAAAGGAGAGTGTTACCACTGTTCACAGTAGTGGTCCAATATCGTGTAGTTTAATTGAAACACATTCATGATGATCTGGTTATCATAgctcatgcacacgcatacacgggcccccccacccacccactgaccccccccacacacacactgcacacactgcacacacgcacgcacttacacacacacacacacacacacacacacacacacacacacacacacacacacacacacacacacacacacacacacacacacacacacacacacacacacacacacaacacacacacacacacacacacacacacacaaaacccttcccttttttttgctgTGCCCCCAGCCTTTGCTGATACCCCATTCTGTCTCGGCTTCAGTCTGGGCAGGGTGCCAGCTTACCCCCCCACCCATTTCCctctacccccctccctccctccctctctttgcctctcccTTTCTGGATCTCTCTGCATTATGTTGCCACCAAGCTCTTCAACAATGCTACGCTTACTGAACAAAGTAGCTTCGAGATCTGCTGGGTGATGCTTTCGTTcccatcactctctctgtcggactctttcccctctccctccggttctccctctctctctctctctctctctctctctctctctctctctctctctctcctctctctctctctctctcctctctctctctctctcactctctctctctctctctctctctctctctctctctctctctccggtctgGCAGTGCGGTGGTGCGCTCTGTGTTTCCAGTGTACTCTGATGGCCATGCCGGGCAGGttcagtgtgtgagtgcagtGGGAGCACCTGCCTTTGGAATCTAGGTCCACAGACGACGAAGCCAGGGCGTGCAGCAGAAACTGGGGAGTACCGGAGcctatccctccatctctctcactcagacacacactcagacacacactcagacacacacacacacacacacacacacacacacacacacacacacacacacacacacacacactcagacacacacacacacacacacacacacacacacacacacactcccacacacacacacagacacactcacactcactctcacacacacacagacacaaacacacgcacacgcacataaacaggCACACCTATCTCTCTCTTATGGGTTTCTCTTtcaatctgtctgtcttcttctaacacacacacacacacacacacacacacacacacacacacacacacacacacacacacacacacacacacacacacacacaaccgcacgcaAGCACAAGCACAAAGGCTGTTTCGGTGCTGTCTGCCACCATCTGTGCCTCCTTTCTCCACACTCTCTGATGCTATTGTTGTGAGCAGCGAGACACTCACCGCTGGGCTGGATGGAGCCACAGGGAGGGGCTGGGAGTCCAGgtaagagacgccgccgccgccgccaccacgaCCGTGACCGTGACCACGACCGCTCACCGATCTTGAACTAACACAGACTAGTGTAGTGGCTAACCCTTCTGCTTTGTCTCCCTTATTGTATCACATTTAACATGTGCTGGGATTAACCCGCCTTCTATAAAGTTAAGCTTTTTTCGAATGTGTTATTCCCGGTAGAAATTGTATTAGTGGTCTTTACTAATCAAGAGTATTCAGCATCAATATTCAGGATTAAATGAGTATGTTTCATAATTGTATGGCTGTCGAAATGTCCAAAGGCTCTCCCTGGGTTGTTGGTGTTTGAGTTCAGATGTTGCCCAGATCGATGAGACCCTGACCTATAAGAGTCTCCCATGGTCCTCAAATAGAGGCATTCTGTTTTGTTAGATCTGTCTGCAAATTAGTATCACTCCCCGCATTAAAGAGAACATTCAACACCTTCCTTCCTATCCAGGGAACTGGGTTACTAGTTCAAAGGTTTGCATTGTCTAATGAGTCCAAATGGAGTTGAAGCCAGCAGTCAGCTCTTTCAGCTGGGACGTTGAGGCTTAGCTGAAAAGACAGGGCTAAGCATGGGCTTGGCATGGCTAGTGTCATTTAAAAAGTGTTCATGTATTAATGCTAATAGAAACAAAATACTCAAACAAAAGGGTTGCAGTCACTTTTTAAGGTTAATACATTCTTACACACAATGTAACAGCCATATCAGACTTTTCAAAGTGATACTATCTCTTCAATAATGTACAATGTGCAAAGACACACTACCTGAGCCCATTAAGAtaatttgttttacatttgtttCAATGCACTTAAAACAGCTAAACTATAGGACAGCATCAAAATGATGTTTGTTAACTTGGCTATCAGATATACATAAAAATCTTGATAAATCGTTTGAATCAACAGCTGAAGGATAAACAAGAGGAGAACTCATTGGGGTGGTCCTAAAAAATGGTGTAGGGGGGCTGTTAATTATTCCCTCCTAGCCCAAGCAAGATTGATTTATCGAGCCAAGATACAGAGTTTGATTAAACTGTTGgcagccttctctctctctctctgtctctctctctctctctctctctctctctctctctctctctctctctctctctctctctctctctctctctctctctccctctctctgtccccgctCACCAGTCCTCCTCTcaatgtgtctctctccctctccggtgACCTCAAACCTAGCGGATTCAGAGGGAGTCATGCGTGATAGCTAGAGAGGGATTTTGCCTTAGCCCTGAAAGGGACTGTTTTATAATGGCACCGTGGTCCCCAATTGTGCCTTCTCCTAAAGCTAATGTTTGCGTTTCTCTCGGTACAGGTTGTGCTAAAGGTCtgtagcacgcacgcacacagagacacacaaacacacaaacgaaaATACTCAGATAACAGATAGTTCGAGGTCAGTCGCCAAGATAGCCTGTTTGTTGAGAACAATTACTCTATACACACAGGGACTTCTAGGGAAGCAATATACAGCACGTCCcatttataattataatgacATATGGGAAAAAGAATATTCAGAGGAGCCGATCGCAAATTAGGCTTTTGAGCGACAGTACTCTTTGGTTTCTGAGCAAGGAAGCGGCCCATTTCATCAGTGGGCGTGGCAGGGGCTTCAGTCCTCAAATTGTTTGGGTCCTCGCtaggaaaataaatcaatagcTAGAACAGAATACGTAACGGTTGGCAGGCACACAACATGAAACCAGATTCCATCATGTTGTAGGCCTAGTCTACTTCTGCAGTCTAATATTTCAccacccctctcacacacacacacacacacacacacacacacacacacacacacacacacacacacacacacacacacacacacacacacaccccccatctTTCCACCCATCGTTATTTCCATTATGTTCaaaatgtaatgttattgtTTGATTAATTTTAAGGATTTTTGATAAGACGTTAATTGACAAGGTGCTGTTGTgctcatgtaggcctataattgCTGCTTGCCAGCTGGAGAGAATGACAGCATCATGGGTCTggtacatttattaaaaaaaaaaattcagtcaGACGACATGCTGTGACGGAAATAAATCGTGCTGTGACCCCCTTCGCAGAAATGAACTCCAACAGATGTTCCATCAGCACTTCATCAAAGATGTGTTAAATGATAGCAATATTTAGTCGCGGTCGCTTGAGCAGTTATTacctttttcatttttaattgaTTTGACTAAAACGGTTGTTTGAAAAGAGATTAATCACAGCATAATTGTCATTCTCTCTTTACTTAGCAATTAATTACCCACCACCAGTGAATAGCTGACTTGGAGATGTTGAACAAATTGGGAATCTGCTCAGTACAAATTATACTTTTCCTCATCTCTAGCTGAGAATAAACTCTCTGAACACGATCTGAGGAACTATCTGAAACAAAATGAGCAAATAGgaaatctgcacacacacacacacacacacacacacacacacacacacacacacacacacacacacacacacacacacacacacacacacacacacacacacacacacacacactaacacaaagtTTGCCAAACATTAATAAGGAAGAAGACAGAGACACATGGAATTTaatacaaaacagaaaaaagtaATCAGAGAATACCAAGCTGTTTATTGTCTTCGGAGAAAGTAGAAAACACATAGATGATAAGCGTGAATATGATTTTGTGACAACTGCAGTCCAGACCCAATGTGTTGATAATGTGCAAGTTGATATGTTACTGTATAAGCATACGAttatctccctcctctctccccccagagcCCAATAAAGACATCCAGCGACTGCTGAGGTCCTCCAGCTCCGGGGACCTGTCCAAAGAGCTCTTCCACCACCCGTTTGGTGACgaggaggctgggggtctcTCCGGACACACGGCCAGCTTGCTGCACGTCAAAGAGAGGAGACGTGAGTACAGGGGTAAGGAGGGACGGCCGGCGCAAGGGAAGAAACAAAGGGTCCAAAGGGTGGGTTTGATTGAGGGACTGATGGATttagggagggatggatggatgtctaGGTGGAAATAGATTTGAGTGATGGATGACtaaagggatggatggatggatggatatgaGTATGGGTGGTTGGAACAGATGGTTGGATAGAGAAATGGGCAAaaggatggatgaatgaggGAATGTTGGAGGGGTTAATtcaatggatggatgaattcaTCTGAAGGAAAGCGCGATGGAAACAGGAGTCTGGAGGGATGTTTGGAAATCCAAACACAAGATTGAATGAATAGATTGTTGATGGGATTGATGTCCAAATCATATCATGTGTTTAGGATGACGTTGGAGACCTGAGGGTGGATGTGTGAGGGCTTCTATGAGTGTGTGCCTCTGTTAAAGAAGTAGAATCGTTGGACAACAAGTTAATTAACTGTTGATCACATGGCGTCGAGAGCGATGAAGGGGCATAAGAGCAGTGAACATGATTAGGCTTGATAGAAAGAATCATACAACCGTCTTTACAAACAAACATGACAGCAGCTCCCACCACAACTCTGCATTCTACACGTGTTTCTTCCTCCAGGACATGTTGCACATTTTGAGACACTAGCTAGGGCTGAGCGGTCTCCAAGCTATTCGTATTAgcatcaatcccccccccccccccccccacccccgttccAGTGTAATAGCTTTGTGCGCCGTGCATCGGCCCCATAACACTGGCGCCTCTGTACGGTGTGTCAGTGTTCATCGGAAAGGCACTGActggagcacacacacccacatacacagacagacagacagacagacagacagacagacagacagacagacagacagacagacagacagacagacagacagacagacagacagacacacacagacacacacacacacatagacacacacacacacacacacacacacacacacacacacacacacacacacacacacacacacacacacacacacacacacacacacacacacacacacacacacacacacatagttaaCTGGTGTAGTGTCTCGGTCTTGCTCTGTGCTGTGGTACCACTTGTTCTGCCTCCTTCAAAAACACAGTGGATGTTGACTATGTTGAGGGATGAGGGGTGACAGCAAGAGACAGACTAATGAACTGGGAAAGTTTTGGAACTGGGAAAGTTTAGTGACTGGATTTGTAGAAAGGTTACCACCACTACTGATTATATTTGGGATTTTTCTGCCCCTTGAAATCAACAATGCTGTTTATGGTTTTGCAACAATCAGCATTTTCTGATACTCTGATGCGACCCTTACTGTAATTATCATGCAATTATTTCTTAAAATCTTAGAAAATAAGGATCTAGCATTAGAAATTAAATCTCAAAGATTTAATTAAGATAAATTAATCTTAAAGCATCTTTCTCAAATATTCAACCATTATCAGGGAGCagatatataatacaatagAGTACTAGTATATGCTggttcatttatatttttgacTTTTAGAGTCCAGTTGACAAGCTATCCTTCCCTAGAATCCATTCTCTCCTTGATAAAGTTTACCTGGCTTGACTACAAATGCCATAATCCTGATGGATTATGAAACCGATGGAAACCGATATCCTCTCTTTTACAAATGCATTCTTCCTCAGTTTGTTAATTATGTTCCAAATTTGTGGATGAAAATCAGGGTGAAGCCGCAGCATGAAGCAAACAGTCAGCTAGAAATCTAAATAACTTTAATGAACTCGGTCCATATAACAGCAGTGACTTAATTCATCACTAAACAGAAGAAGAGCTTAACCAAAACACAATGCACATTTTGGAAAACTCAGATTCTACCCACAGTGCACCAGAGTAACCCTGCCCATCTGTGCATAGCAGTGAGTCTGTCTTATTTCTGCCCTGCAGTGTAAACTCTCTATTGACAACCTTTCCCCAGCGAGCTCTCGGGCCGTCCTTGATTGAGGCCGAGATGGAGGCAgttgtttttgtctgtctgcctcccccccccccgctctacCAGAGTGGGAATACGTGTTGCTGATCAATTATTCAAGGGAAATGGGTGTGGGAGCAAACAGGGAAGACGATGTCAGGGGGATACAAGCATAACCCAATctgcttctttttttatcttCCATCACTTGCTTTTGCCTTTTATATCTATGTTACCTTTTCGCCATATTTCACTTCCCATCCCAATATTTCCATCAAGCCTGCCAAGAGCATCTTcaaggagatgaggaagagacAGGTTGTGATGGACCGCCATCTTAGAACCTCTCAGGAGAAGGCTTTTCTTGTTCCCCCAATCGCTCAGCCCACCAACTGAAATAGCATAAGTAGCACCCAACATGGCAACCGAACCGATCCCCCCCTTTACTACTGATGTATGAATGTTGGAGTGGGCTTTGACAATCTCAATAGGGTCACAGTTTGCATTCAGAGAACAGCAAAGGAAGGTCTATACTGCTGAGTGCTGCTGACCACTAAATATGTCAGCCCTTGTATTTCCATTTCTATTGCATTTTCTTTCTTGAAACTCAATCGCGAAAGGACGATATTGAACCCTTGCTCAGAATTGGATTGACTTATTTTGTCCCTTTTGGAAGCAGAAGATTGAGAGGAACAAACTGTAAGAAGAAAAATGATAATTGCCAAATGTTATCTTGTTGTTTAATATACTTTACTTTATCACTCTGCCAAACTCTCTATTTCTCATTATTTTGCCCCATCTATTGTCCTTCAtcctcattgtctcattggccaAATGTCAACCTCCACTCCCGGGGGTGTATTGTCTTTAATAGGGAGCCTGGGGGTAAACCATTCCGTCATACACCGCTCTGACCCACAGTCACATATCTAATGCCAATTATTCAAAGTACCACAACAACCGTGTGTGGTGGATACAGGGTTCTGCAAGGACTCAGCCGTGCTGCATTTCTGTTGCTGAGACATTCAGAAATGAACCGTTGAAACATAACCAGTGCGACCCCTATAATATTAGGTTATTGATGCGTGCAAACCACCGGGTAATGGATCATTGCCCTTCTTCCTGCAAGGAGTGTTTGATATGAGCATGTTATCTAGGAGCATGTATGTCGCTCCTAGCTTACTCAACAACCAGACACAACTCAAAACAGCTTGTTAATAAACTAAAGACAAATCAAAGAGCAGTGACGCGCAGGCCAACCGACGTTCCTCAAGTCAATTCTGCTGTCTCTGatgtgttttttattctttattctccTCGTCTTACCTTGTCTCCATGCTGGGTGTCTGCAGGCTTCTATAATATTCCCCCAACACACTTGAAAATGGATGAAATACCTTTTTGATCTGCTGATGGAAAAACACACCACTAGAGCTTTCTGCTCATATTTTAATGAGTTCATTGATCATTGGGTGCTTAACTTTCTGTAAGTTATAGTTTCAGGATTAAGTAATGGAACGTATTTATCAGCTATGactaacaattaaaaatacTAGTTTTGTTGCAATTAAATCAAAGTTTGATCTGAAAATACGATAGAGGGAAAACATCACAGCAGCAAGCAAcatagaataaaaataaaatgttcccaGAGAAGGCAGTCAGAATTCAGCCAAACAATAACCACTTCATGAATAATATCAAGGTTAACCTcaaaataggcctatatatacacATGCTAAGCCTGTATGACATTCAAGATGTGGATGCATTAAAATACACAGTAAATAATAGATTGGGTCCTTAAAGGTCTGCTTCTCCGTAGCAACTGTTAAGCAagactaaagggctgattatggttccatgtTGACGCAATGCAAGAACCACGCAGATGCTTCACGCTTATCATCTGTGTTttcagtcgtgaacctgtttctgttctgcgtcgggtttgaGTGGCAGCCCTTTCTGCTGGTCACCTCAACTACATTTTTGataggcgcacgtcaggcccttgcagtgaatgcaaggagttgcaaggacATAATGGGTCCGCAAAACCCATTGCGTTGCGTCgctgtggaaccataatcagcccgtTACACAACACCCTTCCCGATCTATACGTCGACCAAGCACGACTCAGAGAGAGCTGACCTTTCATCTCATAGCATGAGAGGAATGCAGCTAGTCACGTTAGCTCTTAATGCTAACCTGTTAACGACCTTAGCCGTGCTCCTGAACCTTTGTATTGTATATCACATGCCACATCTGAACCTAACAAACAGGATTCACATACCAGCGATAGAAGCACAACGGAAGGCAGCGGATGGGGAATTCGACCGCCACTGACCCGAGCTcggtcttttttattttctttcagctGCATTTGCATAAGAGCTGACACCGCCAAACACCCCAGCAGGGTCACCCATCAGAACAGCACCGGGTGGAAATCCTTTGATGTCCTCGGACACCCCGTCGTGCATTTTAATAAGTGCATTACAGCAGCAcacatattttaataaattatcTAGCTTCATATCGGTGTCATCCGGGTGTATCACTCTTTTCACCTCTCTTGGTGAGAAGCATGCCTCTTCTGCCTTCCCTCTCGATCAAAGCATTGCGTTGCGCTCTGTAACCATGCAGTGTTGTGTTCTCTGTGCCCCTCCAGAGCCCCTCAGCAGCGTGTCCTCTCTGGAGGTGCACTTTGACCTCCTGGACCTCACCGAACTCACCGACATGTCCGATCAGGAACTGGCCGAAGTCTTCCCCGACTCGGATGACGAGAACCACAACGACTCTCCGGCAGGTAGGCCCTCATGAATAAAGCAaacctccgtccgtccgtctgttcGTTCACTCCCCACAGTCTTATTGTGGTTTCCGAGAGGCCTCCTAATGGAATAATGGACAGCACAtcacatcatcgtcatcattcaCATGAAGCTATATTTCACGTCAATGGCAGCTTAAGCGCCTCTCTAACCTCTGTGGTCTCGCAAAGCGATGTTCAGTCGAAGCCTCCCGATCCCCCGTCCACTGAGTGTGTCAGACAATCACGGGagcagccagctcgtctggaggACGATAGGGTTTAGTAGTCGCTCAGGTTGAACCCAGAGGAAGCAGGGATCGAACCGGCCACCGCACCGGTGGTCAGGGGACACGCTCCGGTCCatattacacctcacaggctaAAGGGTCTGGCTGGTTTGCTCAAACCCcaggttaattgttgacattgtctaTGTCTGAGATGTAAATAAGCCATGATGTTTGTTCACCCCTCTCGCTGTTTACACGTGTTCCGAAAGTGGACGGTCGGTTAGCCATTGACATCCCTTATATTCCAAATACGCACCTCCCAAAGCTCCATCTTTGCGATGTCCAATACAAGAAGGAGCACACAAACTGCCCTGTCTGTGTACttgaggcaaggcaaggcaaggcaactttatttcaATAGTATTTTTCATACAAAagggcagactcaaagtgcgaACTCCAATAGtgctcacaaacaaacaaatccacGAGTTTCCATTCTGGGTTGACCCCCCACTGCGCAAGACCCACAGGCTTAGAGAATGAGGTGTGCAGCTGAACGCCAAAGGGTTAGTGCTAATGGTGGCTGGTTCCTCGCCGGGTTGGATCCAGGCACGGACCCTGAGTCATTAGCATGGGTCAATGGAGAAGACCAATCACCTCCCTGGGATCCATGCAGTGTGTCTGGACTGGATTTCCGGAGCCTGTTGGAGCAGGAGCCATGTGTAGCACACGTGTAAAGCTTATTAGGAAGGGTCTCTTTCAGAAAAGAGAAATACATGTGAGTAAACACGCCGTCGtgagcaaaaaaacaaaagaagaacGATATAAGAAACGAAGCACAGCAGCGTGCTAGAATTAAGTTTAGCACGCGGGGAGAAAATTAAACTTCAAAGTAGCAGGCGACTGCATAAATGCTAACCTCCCCCACACTTTGCCCAAAGAAAAAGAACCCAAAAAAGTGCTATGTTTAATTGATGAGCAGAGTTCCTCATGCAGAGAAAAAAGACTtcaccccccatctctctctcttccccttcagCCGCCCAACCCTCCGCGGTCAAACAGGAGACCGACTATCTACACATAAAATACACGGGGAAAAAAACGCATTTCCAGTTCAGTGGGTCAGAGTTATAAGCCTACTTTTGGAATAACACTTGGTATGTTACTGACTAATGCTAAGTCCTCCATGCAGGAAGAGAGCCATATACAGTGTACAGTGAGACAGGAAATTAGTTTTATTGATCAGCTTGGATGAGGAAGTGTTGTCCTTCTATCAGTCTCCTGCTGCCTTTATCTATCcatcacacgtacacacacacacacacacacacacgcacatgcacttaTGAACATACATCctcacacgtagacacacatacacacgaacagacaaacacagatcatcacacgtagacacacacacacatgcacagacaaacgAAAAtcgtctcactcacacacacacacacgcgcagaaacATCAGCACAcatcgtcacacacacgcacacacatgcactcatacaCATACCCACCTGCACGCTAaaccacacagactcacacgtGTGCTCACGCTCATAATCATACACATGCctgcacatatatacacacacacacacacacacacacacacacacacacacacacacacacacacacacacacacacacacacacacacacacacacacacacacacacacacaaattatcgTACatatccacatacacacaaatgcagacactaacccccttctctctttcattcttgcTCTCTACATCCCTCCCACACATatatccttacacacacacacacacacacacacacacacacacacacacacacacacacacgcacatcctaACACACATCCCCATACACATCCTCACACAGCCATGTTTTCCACTGATTCCACTGACCACCTGCTGTGGCCCCCTGGCGTACTGAGACTGTGAGAGGGCATCAGAAgggtagtgagagagagagggcgagagagcacCAAAAggctagtgagagagagagggcgagagagaaccAAAaagggtagggagagagagaagagtgagagcGACAGAGGggtactgagagagagggagggggcgagagagcacCAGAGGTgtactgagggagagagaaagagaggttgaGAGTTCACCAGAGGGCTAATGAGCGAGTGAGAAGACGAGAGAGCACCAGGGggtactgagagagagaagagtgagagagcatcATAGGAGTaatgagagagaggacgagagactACCAAAGGggtacatagagagagagagagagagagagagagagagagagagagagagagagagagagagagagagagagagagagagagagagagccctagCGCAGTGGGAGCAACATGCTGCAGATCCACATCTAGTCTGGGGTAAAATAAACGCTGACGAGAGATTTTGAGGCAGGGAAGACAAACATCACAGGAGTTAGCACATTCTAGAATAGACTAGGGTATGACTAGGGTATTACTAGGGTTCTGTAGGGTACTATCAAGTTTATAGTAGTGACCAATCTGAAGTCAGGCCTGCTCTTCAGGGAGTGAGGCAGGTCTTTGGAATATTCTAGTCACGTCCTTACTCAGGCCACAGCCCTTGATCAAATTATTGCATTGATCAAAAAGGTTTAATTGTTCGTACTACATTGCATTTCCCGCCGTCTTCAAGGAAATACTTTGATCAGGCCACTTGCTGCGTGCTACTGTGTTGGTTGAGACTGCTAGTATCCTGTTCTCAGCACGTTGCTGGGACAGAGATCCTCGACCCAAAGGCTACTGAAGTGTAATGATTTCTTGattcttcatttcatttcattcacCCTGGGGCTTTCTTGGGGCAAGTCTGCCTTCTCCACTTTTCCCTGCAGTTCATCACAAAGATACCAGGCAACGCTGTCCCCACTGTACACCACGGAGAACGGACGCAACACTTTCTAGGGCCGTGTTCGGTCGACCATGATTATCTTTTCACAG is a genomic window containing:
- the dbndd1 gene encoding dysbindin domain-containing protein 1 isoform X2 gives rise to the protein MEPQGGAGSPEPNKDIQRLLRSSSSGDLSKELFHHPFGDEEAGGLSGHTASLLHVKERRQPLSSVSSLEVHFDLLDLTELTDMSDQELAEVFPDSDDENHNDSPAGPHQPILPRGGYMRSPSWTRCSKADAPRERKHHSDSDSTEPFMKLERPKQP
- the dbndd1 gene encoding dysbindin domain-containing protein 1 isoform X1, whose protein sequence is MEPQGGAGSPEPNKDIQRLLRSSSSGDLSKELFHHPFGDEEAGGLSGHTASLLHVKERRREYREPLSSVSSLEVHFDLLDLTELTDMSDQELAEVFPDSDDENHNDSPAGPHQPILPRGGYMRSPSWTRCSKADAPRERKHHSDSDSTEPFMKLERPKQP